In Nicotiana tabacum cultivar K326 chromosome 2, ASM71507v2, whole genome shotgun sequence, the following proteins share a genomic window:
- the LOC107796205 gene encoding uncharacterized protein At5g01610-like — MDSIINKAGSYYFGQKANKELSSVSNDLNNLQNSIAGGTKKLVNKIKGKVQKPLPELLKEYDIPVGIFPRDATNYEFNEETKKLTVHIPEICEVGYKDSSVVRFNTTVTGHLEKGKFADIEGMKTKVMFLWVTVSVVLCEKTELHFTAGLRRTRNRAAYEVFRDGIGVDKF, encoded by the exons ATGGATTCGATAATTAACAAAGCAGGTTCTTATTATTTTGGTCAAAAAGCCAACAAGGAGCTCAGTTCCGTCAGCAATGATCTTAAT AACTTGCAAAACAGTATTGCAGGAGGAACCAAAAAGCTGGTGAACAAGATTAAAG GAAAAGTGCAAAAGCCATTGCCCGAGCTGCTAAAGGAGTATGACATTCCAGTAGGTATTTTCCCTCGTGACGCAACCAACTACGAGTTTAATGAAGAGACGAAGAAGCTTACTGTCCATATACCCGAGATATGTGAAGTTGGTTACAAAGATTCATCTGTAGTACGGTTTAACACAACTGTTACTGGACATTTGGAGAAGGGAAAGTTTGCTGACATAGAGGGAATGAAAACAAAAGTGATGTTCCTTTGGGTAACAGTTAGTGTTGTTTTATGTGAAAAAACAGAGCTTCATTTCACTGCTGGGCTGAGGCGAACGCGTAATAGAGCTGCATATGAGGTCTTCAGAGATGGAATCGGCGTAGAtaaattctag